CGGGCGATTTGATCAGATCCGCGACCGTAGAACGCCACGATTACACCTAGCAGCAGCGGGACGCCGAAGGTTGTCATACTGAAGCTCCTTCGGGTCATCGCAAGGTGCTCCAATGCGAGGGGTTGATGATAGTTGAACAGCGCGTTAATGAAGTTGGCCGCATCCGGGATGGTATTTGATCGGAAGAAGATGAACGCGATATCGACAAAAACAAGAGTTAAGCCCCAGGAAAGAGCCCAGTGGAGTTTTGGCAATTTCTTCTTGCGCCAGTATTGATTGATTGCGAGCGCCACCCCATGTAGGGCGCCAAATACTATGAATGTCCAGTTCGGACCGTGCCACAAGCCCGCTATTGTCATGGCAAGTATAGTTGCCACCGCAGCAGTGCGGAGAGTGATCCGACTGAATGATTTGAGGATCGGTGTATACATGTAGGAGGTGATGAAGTTCGATAGTGTGATGTGCCAGCGCTCCCAGAATTCGATGATCGACTTCGATCGCAGTGGCGCGTCGAAGTTTCGCGGGATTTCGATCCCGAGCATCATTGCCGAACCCCTAGCCATGTCGGTGTATCCGCTAAAGTCGAAGTAAATCTGTAAGGTGAAGGCGAGGCTGTAGGTCCATGCTTCAATCCCGGACAATCTCCCGGTTACATTGAAGCCGGAGTCGGCGATAGCTCCAAAGCAAAAAGCGAAGACTGTCTTCTTGAATGCTCCCATTGCGAAGAGGTAAAGGCCGCGCGAGAGTAGCTCGTAATAGTCGCCGGGCGGGTGACCGAAGTTCCCAAATTGACCCACCATTCGCTTTGCCTTCGCGATTGGACCGGAGATCACGTAGGGAAAGAACGAGACGAAGGTGGCATGATCGAGCAGATTAAGCGCAGGGACCAATTCGTCAGAGCAATCGACAAGGTACATGATTTGCGCGAGCGTGAAGAAGCTGATTCCAAGCGGGAATGCAAGATTAGGAAGGACGTGATGCGATCCGAAGTAAGGGATAACTCCGAGAAAGAAATTGAAATACTTGAAGGAACAGAGAAATGCCACGTTTAGGATGATTCCAAGTCGTAGCCAATACCCGCGAACGTGCTGCGGTGCCCTTCTCATGAAATTCGCCACTGCCCAGTTCGCCAGGATCGACGCTGCAAGGAAGATCAGATTGCTAGGCTTCCCCCAAGCGTAGAACAGCAAGGATGCGGCTAATATACATAGCTGCGCAGCGAGAGGGCCGAAGGCTCTGCGAAGGAAGACGCATAGCAACACCGTGGCGGGCAGGAAGCTCGCGATATAGACAAATGAATTGAAGAGCACTTATCGAACCTTTCCGCAAACCATTGGGCTAACAACGCAATCTGGCTTTCGGACCTCCGCGCGCGGAGTGATTGTCAAGATAAGCAAGGATCGCGATAGCCCAGATAGGCCGGGATGATCTCCACTTCCAGATACCTACGCATGCCATTCTTAGACGACCGGCGAGGCAGTCTCAATGTCACTTCGGGTACTGCTGAAGGTAATGCAGACAGTGGCACAAGGGTAACGTGCAGCGTCATTTTGCCGAGAGCTTTGTTTTGATAAGGTCGATCATGTCGCCCACATTCTTCAGTTCCTGTAGCTCGCCCAAAGCAAATTTTATACCGTAACGCCGCTCGATCGCCATCACAAGGTTGATATGCGATAGCGAATCCCAATCCTCGACGTTGCTCGCGTTCGACTCACGTGTCAGTACGAGATTGGGCTGATCGAGGATGTCACGAAAAATCGATTGCAGTTCTTCAAGAATGCTATCCACGTACGGTCTCCAGAACTTTGATGTGTCGGTTGCGCGGGGTGTAGTCAGAAATGTCGAGGCTCCAAATGGAGGCTTTGGTTTCGGGGTCGACGGAGACCGGACGAAATCCCAGCTTCTCATAGTGGTCCGCGACCATGCCATTTTTCTTTGTCGGAAGATAATACCCTTGAATCACGCGAACGCCCGCTTCGAAAGCATTTTGCACGATCGCATCAAGCATAGCGAGTTCCATATCACGCTTCAGGACGCGGCAGCTCATCAGCCAAAGATCGAGATGAAGCAGGTGGTACTCCCGCCGGCCGAGGATCACCGAGACCAGGCCATTGTCGCCAAAGCGATCGCTTAACTTGCCATAAATACCGATGTATTCGCCGTTGCGGGAAATGCCTTCCATCTCGGCTACGGTATATCGACGGGTTGTCAGGTTGAACTGATTTGCCTTATTCGTGAGTTGAACAATGCGATCGAGGTAGAGCGAGTTGAAACGCTCGATCTCGGCAGTCATCTCGAGGGAGTCGAGATATTCGCCGTAGTTGGCAAACTTTGATTCCATCTGGCTGCGGGCGGCGTTGGCCTGATATAGAGCGGCGCGTGAGAGGTCCTCCTGTGACATCGAAACCGGTTCGAAGTAGCGGCCTTCGTCGAGGAGAGTCGCAAACCGGGTAACGTCGCTGCCAACATCGGGCACGGCAATCTCCGGGATTTGGGCTTCGACGATGGCGCGTTCGGCCGGATTATCATCCACGAAAACGAAGCTATCCACGCCGAGATTCAATTCCTTCGCGATCGCGAGGATGTTTTCGGATTTCGGTTCCCAATTTGCCTTGAAGCTGGAGAAGTGCTCGAGCTTCAGCACCGAATCGGGATGCTCGAACCCTTGCTTAGCGATCTTCTCGTCATTCTTTGAGCAGACTGCGAGCAGAATACCTCGCCGCTGCAGCGATAAGCAGTACTCCTGAAAAGCGGTGTAGGCTTCTGCCACTGGAGTTTCGCGGCCGATTTGTAAGTTGTCTATGCCATCGTCGCCAATCACACCGCCCCACAAGGTGTTGTCAAGGTCGAGTACGAGCACTTTCCGGCTTTTTCCGTAGATTCCTCGAACCATCGATGCAATGGAACGCGCCATAGCCAGACTGGCTTCGCTGGTAACAAGAATTTTGTAGCTGAAGTAACGGGTCCAATCAAACCATTGATTCAGCCCAATTCTTGATGAGAGCCTATGGATATCGTGCAGAAGCAAACGCGGATCAGCTTCTGCAGCCCGCGCAAATGCGGCGTTCATCTCTAGAAAAAACCGGGTCGCACCCCCGTTCGAAGAAGAATCCATGTTCCCGAAGGTTGCATAGGGCGGTAGCTCGAAGTTGTTCTGGATGATCTGAGCGGAGACGTTCTGCTCGATCGATTGCCAAATCTGCTGATAGCGCCAAAGTTCAGCATCGACGCAGGCCTGTCGGTCGGCTGCGGTAGAGTTCGCAGGGGGTACCGTTCGAACATTCAGGTAAGAAGTGTGAAGGTAAACGATGTCAGGCGCAAATGAGATTAGGTCCGCTGGATCCACCACTGTGTCTTCGTAAAACCTGCCGTACTCGGACTGGTGGAACTCGGGCTTGAATCCAGAAGCCAAGAGTAGAATTTCCAGAAGGTCAACAACCTCGTTGGTTGTAGAGCCGCCGAGTACGGCAATCCGAACTGGCTGGAGGTTCGCCGCTGCACCAAATTGGCGGCGCAGGCTCTTACGCTTGAGCAGAAGATCGACGGCGCTGAGTTGATCAATACCCATGAACAGACGATAGACCGCCTCTTTCCGAAAATACGATACCACCTATTGGCAAGGCCATGCTTCTCCACACGTCTTGCGCTGAGGACGGATCGTTTCAGGTCGGCAGAATCGACAGGCGCTGTATCTTGGGACCAGTTTACAGAATCCCTCCCGCTCTAAGCCTGAGACGCTGACGTGGAGGTGGTGGGTACCCACCCATGCATTTGTCCGATCATGCCCCGCCGTGTTTCTCTTAGCATCTCCAGTAAACAACTAAAGTTCGACCGTAGTATGGTTACCTACCGATGTCTTTCGCGCGCCTGGGCACCGACTTTCCTTGCTGTCTCGCGGACATTCTCTTTCACCGGCAAACCTTGCCCACGCCGCGTTTTCGGTTTGCTTGCCCTCGGTGATGTCCTGGCTCACTCCAAGCGCGAAGGAGAGCCGCTAAGTTGTGAGGGAATTTGGTGGCGCTGAACCCTGTCGAACGAGTTCATGTATGCATATAAGAGGAGATTCTGATGGCTGAACGAATTGCGAGTTGCATGAACACCCTCGCGTTCAACTTGGCTCTCAATCTCTTAACCCGAGCGGGAATGGCGAGGTTTCGACTTGGAAAGCTCCGCAAAGAACAATCCGGACAGCTACCGCCGCGGTGTTCAGCACCGCGAGGATGAGAGCGAGGTTAGGCGAGGCCAGGTGGGCAGAGGTCACCCTCGCTGCTGCGTTCGACAAGTTCGATCGGCAGTAGATCATCGCCAATCAGCCAGCAGATCCTGCGGCCGGCGAATGCCAATCCTGGCTTTGGTTCCGAAATCAGGCGCATTCCGGCCTCCTCAAGCTGGGAAATAGCTTCTTCGAGTGGCCCTGCGATGAAGCAAAGATGGTTGAGGCCGCTTCCGCGCTTGACCGCATTGGCGAGCTTGCTCTCGGGACCGTCGGGCGCGACCAATTCAAGGTAGGAGCAGTCTCCGCGCAGCTTCAAGAACTGAACCAAGGCTGTCTGCAGCGGGTCGTGGATGATAGGGGTCACGAGTTCGTAGCCGTAGCGGCTGACATAGCTTGCTGCGATGGGACCGATGCTGGCCGCGGCATAGCCGATGTGGTGAAGTTGTAGCGCGGTACCTGAGCTCATGGGCCATCCAAATGATTCGAGAAGTCTACCAGCTCGTTGTAATCTGTGACCTGGTCCAACAAGTTTGTGCAATGGACGGCGTTGCCCTTTTTCTTCGCGTGAAATAGGACGCTATCTAGACACAGGGCTTAGTAGTTCACCGTTCTGGTGGAAGGGATTCCTGAAAAGACATGATGTGTGTGTCGCGGGGCTGGAAGAGCACCGTGAATTTCGGGGCATTTTTATCCACAATAAATGGTGTTGCTCCGGAGCGCTGTCCTAGATATAGCGGCACTCATTCCGTATGTTACTAGCTCATTTCAAAGAGACAGAGATTGCAACAGCGCGGCACACCGTCAGAGTGCAGAGCGTCTATCGTCAAAATCTCGATGACCTCATCCTGCCTCAGTGGGACGGGAATTCGTTTGCAGGAAGTGACGGCGGTTGGATCCCTACAGTTAAATGGTCGGGACGACTAGATTCGAACTAGCGACCTCACCCACCCCAAGGGTGCGCTCTACCAGGCTGAGCCACGTCCCGACCGTCACTGCATGCGCCGGCTCTTCAGCCCGCGCGGGGTACGTCCAGTCTACCACTGGACAGAAAAGTTAATTCGCCCCGAAGCCTTAATGCGTCGGCGCCACATACTCCTTCGGCAGCTCGCCGCCGCTCCCAAAGAAGAACTCATTCATCTGTTCCACCAGGAACTCCTGCGCCTCACGTGTCCACGGCTGCAGACGGTATTCGTTCAGCAGCATCTTCTGCCGCTCCACCCACTCGCCCCAAGCCTTCTTTGACACATTCTTATAAATCTTTTGCCCAAAATCCGAGTCAAACGGAGGCTCGTCCAGCCCTTCCATCTCCTGCTTATACTTCGCGCAGAACACCATATGCGCCATCGCCAAAAATCTCCTTATCGCTACATTCTACTGACTCGCTGGCACACTCGCCGACTGGCGCACTGAAATGCCCTCCCGTCCTTCACCGAGGCGCCTGCATCCCTATAATTTCCCCGTATGACGAAAGCCGCCGAGCTCACACCCGACCAGCAGATCGAATCCCTCCGCGAGCTCCTCCGCCACCACGAGCACCTCTATTACGTCCTTGACGCGCCCGAGTGGACCGACGCCCAGTACGACGCAGCCA
The genomic region above belongs to Acidobacteriaceae bacterium and contains:
- a CDS encoding acyl carrier protein, with amino-acid sequence MDSILEELQSIFRDILDQPNLVLTRESNASNVEDWDSLSHINLVMAIERRYGIKFALGELQELKNVGDMIDLIKTKLSAK
- a CDS encoding VOC family protein, whose product is MSSGTALQLHHIGYAAASIGPIAASYVSRYGYELVTPIIHDPLQTALVQFLKLRGDCSYLELVAPDGPESKLANAVKRGSGLNHLCFIAGPLEEAISQLEEAGMRLISEPKPGLAFAGRRICWLIGDDLLPIELVERSSEGDLCPPGLA
- a CDS encoding HAD-IIIC family phosphatase; the protein is MGIDQLSAVDLLLKRKSLRRQFGAAANLQPVRIAVLGGSTTNEVVDLLEILLLASGFKPEFHQSEYGRFYEDTVVDPADLISFAPDIVYLHTSYLNVRTVPPANSTAADRQACVDAELWRYQQIWQSIEQNVSAQIIQNNFELPPYATFGNMDSSSNGGATRFFLEMNAAFARAAEADPRLLLHDIHRLSSRIGLNQWFDWTRYFSYKILVTSEASLAMARSIASMVRGIYGKSRKVLVLDLDNTLWGGVIGDDGIDNLQIGRETPVAEAYTAFQEYCLSLQRRGILLAVCSKNDEKIAKQGFEHPDSVLKLEHFSSFKANWEPKSENILAIAKELNLGVDSFVFVDDNPAERAIVEAQIPEIAVPDVGSDVTRFATLLDEGRYFEPVSMSQEDLSRAALYQANAARSQMESKFANYGEYLDSLEMTAEIERFNSLYLDRIVQLTNKANQFNLTTRRYTVAEMEGISRNGEYIGIYGKLSDRFGDNGLVSVILGRREYHLLHLDLWLMSCRVLKRDMELAMLDAIVQNAFEAGVRVIQGYYLPTKKNGMVADHYEKLGFRPVSVDPETKASIWSLDISDYTPRNRHIKVLETVRG
- a CDS encoding MBOAT family O-acyltransferase, with protein sequence MLFNSFVYIASFLPATVLLCVFLRRAFGPLAAQLCILAASLLFYAWGKPSNLIFLAASILANWAVANFMRRAPQHVRGYWLRLGIILNVAFLCSFKYFNFFLGVIPYFGSHHVLPNLAFPLGISFFTLAQIMYLVDCSDELVPALNLLDHATFVSFFPYVISGPIAKAKRMVGQFGNFGHPPGDYYELLSRGLYLFAMGAFKKTVFAFCFGAIADSGFNVTGRLSGIEAWTYSLAFTLQIYFDFSGYTDMARGSAMMLGIEIPRNFDAPLRSKSIIEFWERWHITLSNFITSYMYTPILKSFSRITLRTAAVATILAMTIAGLWHGPNWTFIVFGALHGVALAINQYWRKKKLPKLHWALSWGLTLVFVDIAFIFFRSNTIPDAANFINALFNYHQPLALEHLAMTRRSFSMTTFGVPLLLGVIVAFYGRGSDQIARELKPGYRDALSVAGIFLVALIFMNSHISQSFIYFRF
- a CDS encoding oxidative damage protection protein, translated to MAHMVFCAKYKQEMEGLDEPPFDSDFGQKIYKNVSKKAWGEWVERQKMLLNEYRLQPWTREAQEFLVEQMNEFFFGSGGELPKEYVAPTH